One region of Gorilla gorilla gorilla isolate KB3781 chromosome 13, NHGRI_mGorGor1-v2.1_pri, whole genome shotgun sequence genomic DNA includes:
- the LOC101135456 gene encoding putative UPF0633 protein, protein MRKLRLRASNPGPSGAPGTRRHFSASRGGHHCARRWLRRVRRSQSHTPSCQNLDPNPPIAHFPLPLERISEVPRTACLHGRDASSVWPPPETSD, encoded by the exons atgagaaagctgagactcAGGGCGAGCAACCCGGGTCCCAGCGGAGCACCCGGCACGCGCCGACACTTCAGCGCCAGCCGCGGTGGCCACCATTGTGCTCGGAGATGGCTGCGACGCGTGCGCAG ATCTCAATCCCACACTCCCTCCTGCCAGAATCTGGACCCGAATCCACCCATTGCCCATTTTCCGCTGCCGCTGGAGAGAATCTCTGAGGTCCCCAGGACAGCCTGCCTGCACGGAAGAGATGCCTCCTCAGTATGGCCGCCCCCAGAGACGAGCGATTAA